In Halobaculum rubrum, the following are encoded in one genomic region:
- a CDS encoding coiled-coil protein: MVTKEEVLEEYGLDQLDEQRNVSLSEEELENDSKGQLIKKAGQLRDRRNELNQMASERASKRDDLNAKTREKVDEAQEHRESRDELNEQVQEHKESRNELNAEANELFDEVEEMKQDLELGSGKSIEELKEEIEDLEFKQQTEVLGTDEERELIEKIENKREKLAEKKGKVDQSGELEELIEEAEEVRSEASTHHQKVTELADEAQEHHNQMIEAYREADEIRDEADAMHELFVEAQESADQHHEDFVRVQKRLRELDKEEEEEKKEEREAKMEEEREEAEEIYQKFKEGETLDTEDLMKLQKTGLL, from the coding sequence ATGGTAACGAAAGAGGAAGTTCTCGAAGAATACGGTCTCGATCAGTTGGATGAACAACGAAACGTCTCCCTCTCCGAGGAGGAGTTGGAGAACGATTCGAAGGGGCAACTGATCAAGAAGGCCGGTCAGCTCCGTGATCGACGTAACGAGCTCAACCAGATGGCGTCCGAGCGCGCGTCCAAGCGCGACGACCTGAACGCGAAGACTCGCGAGAAGGTCGACGAGGCGCAGGAACACCGCGAGTCGCGGGACGAGCTCAACGAGCAGGTGCAGGAGCACAAGGAGTCGCGCAACGAACTCAACGCCGAGGCGAACGAGCTGTTCGACGAGGTCGAGGAGATGAAACAGGACCTCGAGCTCGGCTCGGGCAAGTCCATCGAGGAGCTCAAAGAGGAGATCGAGGACCTCGAGTTCAAACAGCAGACCGAAGTCCTCGGCACCGACGAGGAGCGCGAACTCATCGAGAAGATCGAGAACAAGCGCGAGAAGCTCGCCGAGAAGAAGGGCAAGGTCGACCAGAGCGGCGAGCTGGAGGAGCTCATCGAGGAGGCCGAGGAGGTCCGCTCGGAGGCGTCCACGCACCACCAGAAGGTGACGGAGCTGGCCGACGAGGCCCAGGAGCACCACAACCAGATGATCGAGGCCTACCGGGAGGCCGACGAGATCCGCGACGAGGCGGACGCCATGCACGAGCTGTTCGTGGAGGCACAGGAGTCGGCCGACCAGCACCACGAGGACTTCGTCCGCGTCCAGAAGCGCCTGCGCGAACTGGACAAAGAGGAGGAGGAAGAGAAGAAGGAGGAGCGCGAGGCCAAGATGGAGGAGGAGCGCGAGGAAGCCGAGGAGATCTACCAGAAGTTCAAGGAAGGCGAAACCCTCGACACCGAGGACCTGATGAAGCTCCAGAAGACCGGGCTTCTCTGA
- a CDS encoding zinc ribbon domain-containing protein gives MNLPRLGGPTGRKRPWLAVLLALAVTGLGHAYLRRWLRGFGWFAATFAAILLLVPPDVIEALNTGAQIANPVEALPPVIVVAASAVDAYLLARETGENAGVRPARPAAVADDVDGAPGADSASRPGVGTSGAGTPGREPSDTAEAPACPNCGKDLDADLDFCPWCTTRLHWGDPEAPDAADGATDREESNP, from the coding sequence ATGAATCTCCCCCGTCTCGGCGGCCCGACGGGTCGCAAGCGGCCGTGGCTCGCAGTTCTGCTCGCGCTCGCGGTCACCGGGCTGGGCCACGCGTATCTCCGGCGATGGCTCCGCGGGTTCGGGTGGTTCGCGGCGACGTTCGCGGCGATCCTGCTGTTGGTCCCGCCGGACGTCATCGAGGCGCTCAACACGGGCGCTCAGATAGCGAACCCGGTCGAGGCGCTGCCGCCGGTGATCGTCGTCGCCGCCAGCGCGGTCGACGCGTACCTGCTCGCCCGGGAGACCGGCGAGAACGCGGGCGTCCGTCCCGCGAGACCTGCGGCCGTCGCGGACGACGTCGACGGGGCGCCCGGCGCGGACAGCGCGTCTCGACCCGGCGTCGGCACGAGCGGCGCCGGAACGCCGGGTCGCGAACCGAGCGACACCGCCGAGGCGCCGGCGTGCCCCAACTGTGGGAAGGACCTCGACGCCGACCTCGACTTCTGTCCGTGGTGTACGACGCGGCTCCACTGGGGCGACCCCGAGGCCCCGGACGCGGCCGACGGCGCCACCGACCGCGAGGAGTCGAACCCGTAG
- a CDS encoding acyl-CoA dehydrogenase family protein: protein MSFQLSSEQEAVRDVVREFGENEIRPVAREHDESREYPDDLVEEAAQYDLVAPTIPEEYGGAGMDLLTSVVVTEELWRADPGIGSAIGSRGFGTTMIQEFGDEWMKEEWLPKVAAGDAATCSCISEPAHGSDVAGIETRAEHDEEAGEWVLNGDKMWITNGTIADVAVVMAKTSPGERHRGITAFLVEADREGFEPTKIDNKLGIRASDLAEIRLDDVRVPEENVIGAVDQGFYQLMAFFAGGRTSVAAQAVGAAQGALDAAIEYAEEREQGGQQIKEYQAISHKVAEMATNVEAARSLTYRAASVVDADGNDQLAAKFASMAKLFASERAVEVADEGIQVHGGAGFVTDHPAERFYRDARITKIYEGTSEIQKNIISDQVF from the coding sequence ATGTCGTTCCAGCTTTCGAGCGAACAGGAGGCGGTCCGCGACGTGGTGCGAGAGTTCGGCGAAAACGAGATCCGCCCCGTCGCGCGCGAGCACGACGAGTCGCGCGAGTATCCGGACGACCTCGTCGAGGAGGCCGCGCAGTACGACCTCGTGGCGCCGACGATCCCCGAGGAGTACGGCGGCGCGGGGATGGACCTGTTGACCTCCGTCGTCGTGACCGAGGAGCTGTGGCGTGCGGACCCGGGAATCGGGTCGGCCATCGGCTCGCGGGGATTCGGCACCACGATGATCCAGGAGTTCGGCGACGAGTGGATGAAAGAGGAGTGGCTCCCGAAGGTCGCCGCCGGCGACGCCGCGACCTGCTCGTGCATCTCCGAGCCGGCCCACGGCTCCGACGTGGCGGGCATCGAGACCCGCGCGGAACACGACGAGGAGGCGGGCGAGTGGGTGCTCAACGGCGACAAGATGTGGATCACCAACGGAACGATCGCCGACGTGGCGGTCGTGATGGCGAAGACCTCGCCCGGCGAGCGACACCGAGGGATCACCGCGTTCCTCGTGGAGGCCGACCGCGAGGGGTTCGAGCCGACGAAGATCGACAACAAGCTCGGCATCCGCGCGTCCGATCTGGCGGAGATCCGTCTCGACGACGTGCGCGTCCCCGAGGAGAACGTGATCGGCGCGGTCGACCAGGGGTTCTACCAGCTGATGGCGTTCTTCGCGGGCGGCCGCACCTCCGTGGCGGCACAGGCGGTCGGCGCCGCACAGGGCGCGCTCGATGCGGCGATCGAGTACGCCGAGGAGCGCGAACAGGGCGGCCAGCAGATCAAAGAGTACCAGGCGATCTCCCACAAGGTGGCCGAGATGGCCACGAACGTCGAGGCGGCCCGGTCGCTCACCTACCGCGCGGCCTCGGTCGTCGACGCCGACGGAAACGACCAACTGGCCGCGAAGTTCGCGTCGATGGCGAAGCTGTTCGCCTCCGAGCGCGCCGTCGAGGTCGCCGACGAGGGGATCCAGGTCCACGGCGGCGCCGGCTTCGTCACCGACCATCCCGCCGAGCGCTTCTACCGCGACGCGCGCATCACGAAGATCTACGAGGGCACCTCCGAGATCCAGAAGAACATCATCTCCGATCAGGTGTTCTGA
- a CDS encoding alpha/beta fold hydrolase — MVALDADHEAWTAAQSTTTAVVDGRELDVAYYEAGRDNRGPPVIFLHGIPTWSFLWRGIAPAIAEDRHVIAPDLVGYGNSQRSDDFDRSVRAQTSVLADLVAESASDEVDLVAHDIGGGVALRYAAARPRHVRKLAVSNAACFDSWPVEFINSLGVPGVVEGWDDDEFEEKLSFLFDEGAHGEADPRFVAGMRAPWAREGGRTALARAAVATNTNHTTSIDYGAITAETLCLWGADDVLQPIDNADRLADAVAGDAEVVGLDDAYHWVTHDRTEGYREELGAFLDD; from the coding sequence ATGGTCGCACTCGACGCGGATCACGAGGCGTGGACGGCCGCCCAGTCGACGACGACGGCGGTCGTCGACGGGCGCGAACTCGACGTGGCGTACTACGAGGCCGGGCGCGACAACCGGGGGCCGCCGGTGATCTTCCTTCACGGTATCCCGACGTGGTCGTTCCTCTGGCGGGGGATCGCCCCCGCGATCGCGGAGGACCGCCACGTGATCGCGCCCGACCTCGTCGGCTACGGCAACTCCCAGCGAAGCGACGACTTCGACCGGTCGGTCCGAGCCCAGACGAGCGTCCTCGCCGATCTCGTCGCGGAGTCGGCGTCCGACGAGGTCGACCTCGTCGCCCACGACATCGGCGGCGGGGTCGCGCTCCGCTACGCCGCCGCGCGTCCCCGGCACGTGCGGAAGCTGGCGGTGTCGAACGCCGCCTGCTTCGACTCGTGGCCGGTCGAGTTCATCAACTCCCTGGGCGTCCCCGGCGTCGTCGAGGGGTGGGACGACGACGAGTTCGAGGAGAAGCTGTCGTTCCTGTTCGACGAGGGCGCCCACGGCGAGGCGGACCCGAGGTTCGTCGCCGGAATGCGGGCGCCGTGGGCCCGTGAGGGCGGCCGGACGGCGCTGGCGCGGGCGGCCGTCGCGACGAACACCAACCACACGACGTCCATCGACTACGGCGCGATAACCGCCGAGACGCTGTGTCTGTGGGGCGCCGACGACGTGCTCCAGCCGATCGACAACGCCGACCGACTCGCGGACGCCGTCGCCGGCGACGCCGAGGTCGTCGGGCTCGACGACGCCTACCACTGGGTCACCCACGACCGGACCGAGGGGTATCGCGAGGAGTTGGGCGCGTTCCTCGACGACTGA
- a CDS encoding metallophosphoesterase produces MADGADRGAAPDRRSHPLVEPVPDAPAAVADLGDETGLLVADYHAGIEAGLRYERGIELDSAGDERRGRLLDLLARTGADRLVVLGDLSHRIGGAGDAETEELEALLSAVGVPVTLALGNHDTGIAESFGDRLDVTAAGGARLGDVGVLHGHTWPAPAVLGADVICMGHEHVAVRLEDAVGGARAEKAWLRGPLARETFDVEADLAGAGVEWHDPELVVFPAFNDRSGGTWVNVEGQGFLAPFLPAGLADGEAYLLDGTRLGSYREV; encoded by the coding sequence ATGGCCGACGGCGCGGACCGCGGCGCGGCTCCCGACCGGCGGTCGCACCCGCTCGTCGAGCCGGTGCCCGACGCGCCCGCCGCCGTCGCCGACCTGGGTGACGAGACCGGACTGCTCGTCGCGGACTACCACGCCGGCATCGAGGCCGGTCTCCGCTACGAGCGCGGCATCGAGCTCGACAGCGCCGGCGACGAGCGACGGGGGCGTCTGCTCGACCTGCTCGCGCGCACCGGGGCCGACCGGCTCGTCGTCCTCGGCGACCTGAGCCACCGGATCGGCGGGGCCGGCGACGCCGAGACCGAGGAGCTGGAGGCGCTGCTGTCGGCGGTCGGCGTCCCCGTAACGCTCGCGCTCGGCAACCACGACACGGGGATCGCCGAGTCGTTCGGCGACCGTCTCGACGTGACCGCGGCCGGCGGCGCCCGTCTCGGCGACGTTGGCGTGCTCCACGGCCACACGTGGCCGGCGCCCGCGGTGCTCGGGGCCGACGTGATCTGCATGGGCCACGAGCACGTCGCCGTCAGACTCGAGGACGCCGTCGGCGGCGCGCGCGCGGAGAAGGCGTGGCTGCGTGGGCCGCTCGCGCGGGAGACGTTCGACGTCGAGGCGGATCTCGCGGGCGCCGGCGTCGAGTGGCACGATCCGGAGCTGGTGGTGTTCCCGGCGTTCAACGACCGCTCCGGCGGCACGTGGGTGAACGTCGAGGGACAGGGCTTTCTCGCGCCGTTTCTCCCCGCCGGACTCGCCGACGGGGAGGCGTACCTCCTCGACGGCACTCGACTGGGTTCGTACCGCGAGGTCTGA
- the mutS gene encoding DNA mismatch repair protein MutS has product MTTDAGGIVGEFLSLKESTDADVLAMQCGDFYEFFDDDAELVADELDLKVSQKSSHGSSYPMAGVPLSELTPYLKALVERGYRVAVAEQYETDDGHAREIERVVSPGTVVDPDGAEARYLAAVEHDDGADGDAWGVAFAEVTTGRFHAAAFAELDDVRGELHRFAPVELLPGPGVREDDARLADLRESTDARLTLHEAEAFAPGRARHRLGEQFGTQALAAVGLDADPAVAAAGAVLHYVDETGAGVLASMTRLGGLDAGGRVALDATTQRNLELVETMRGESTGTLLDTLDHTETAAGTRLLREWLTRPRRDRSELERRGRAVEAFASAALARDRLLDTLDGTADLERLAARATSGSAGPRELVAVRSALERLPELAAAIDGTALADSPVPDVLARPDQGAARDLHDELSEAIAAEPPGSIGGDGGVIARGYDEQLDELVAEYEEAVEWLDTLAEREKRQHGLSHVSVDRNKTDGYYIQVGKSVAGQVPEHYREIKTLKNSKRFVTEELEERERAVLRMEERREELERRIFEEVRERVAAAAELLQDVGRALAELDVLAALGHHAATNDWTRPAFTDGDELRIEAGRHPVVEQTTDFVPNDLHMDRERGFLIVTGPNMSGKSTYMRQCALIALLAQTGSFVPADSATLPLVDGVYTRVGALDELAQGRSTFMVEMQELSNILHSATEDSLVILDEVGRGTATYDGISIAWAATEYLHNEVRAKTLFATHYHELTALAEHLPRVANVHVAVDGEPSSPSSSGTSSRTAEERDGDVTFLRRVREGSTDRSYGVHVADLAGVPGPVVGRADEVLDRLREEKAIEAKGGDGGGDSADGAETKQAVFDLSAGEFAANADGSNGKRPDAPAGNGPAVATTEAGEEAPDDAAESATEPATVDAGSATEPTEAGIDPAIEDVLAALRETNVNETPPVELMAKVQEWQARLDADEE; this is encoded by the coding sequence ATGACGACCGACGCCGGCGGCATCGTGGGCGAGTTCCTCTCGCTGAAGGAGTCCACGGACGCGGACGTGCTCGCGATGCAGTGCGGCGACTTCTACGAGTTCTTCGACGACGACGCCGAGCTCGTCGCCGACGAGTTGGACCTCAAGGTCTCCCAGAAGTCGAGCCACGGCTCCTCGTACCCGATGGCGGGCGTCCCGCTGTCGGAGCTGACGCCGTACCTGAAGGCGCTCGTCGAGCGCGGCTACCGCGTCGCCGTCGCCGAACAGTACGAGACCGACGACGGCCACGCCCGCGAGATCGAGCGCGTCGTCTCCCCGGGCACCGTCGTCGACCCCGACGGCGCCGAGGCGCGCTACCTCGCGGCCGTCGAGCACGACGACGGCGCCGACGGCGACGCCTGGGGCGTCGCGTTCGCGGAGGTGACGACCGGCCGATTCCACGCCGCGGCGTTCGCGGAACTGGACGACGTGCGCGGGGAACTCCACCGCTTCGCGCCCGTGGAGCTCCTTCCGGGGCCGGGCGTTCGCGAGGACGACGCCCGGCTCGCCGACCTCCGGGAGTCGACCGACGCCCGGCTCACCCTTCACGAGGCGGAGGCGTTCGCGCCCGGCCGCGCCCGCCACCGCCTCGGCGAGCAGTTCGGGACGCAGGCGCTGGCGGCGGTCGGGCTCGACGCCGACCCCGCGGTCGCGGCCGCCGGCGCCGTCCTCCACTACGTCGACGAGACGGGCGCGGGCGTCCTCGCGTCGATGACGAGGCTGGGCGGACTGGACGCCGGCGGCCGCGTCGCGCTCGACGCGACGACCCAGCGCAACCTCGAACTCGTCGAGACGATGCGGGGCGAGTCGACCGGGACGCTGCTCGACACGCTCGATCACACCGAGACGGCGGCCGGCACCCGGCTGCTCCGCGAGTGGCTCACGCGACCCCGGCGCGACCGTTCGGAGCTGGAGCGCCGCGGGAGAGCGGTCGAGGCGTTCGCGAGCGCCGCCCTCGCCAGGGACCGGCTGCTCGACACGCTCGACGGCACCGCCGACCTCGAACGGCTCGCGGCCCGTGCGACGAGCGGCTCCGCGGGGCCGCGGGAACTGGTCGCCGTCCGTTCGGCGCTGGAACGGCTCCCGGAACTGGCCGCCGCCATCGACGGCACCGCCCTCGCGGACTCGCCGGTGCCGGACGTGCTCGCCCGGCCCGACCAGGGAGCTGCCCGCGACCTCCACGACGAACTGAGCGAGGCTATCGCCGCGGAGCCGCCGGGGAGTATCGGCGGCGACGGCGGCGTCATCGCCCGCGGCTACGACGAGCAGCTGGACGAGTTAGTGGCGGAGTACGAGGAGGCCGTCGAGTGGCTGGACACCCTCGCCGAGCGCGAGAAGCGCCAGCACGGCCTGAGTCACGTCTCGGTCGACCGCAACAAGACGGACGGCTACTACATCCAGGTCGGCAAGTCCGTCGCCGGACAGGTGCCCGAGCACTACCGCGAGATCAAGACGCTGAAGAACTCCAAGCGGTTCGTCACCGAGGAACTGGAGGAGCGAGAACGGGCCGTCCTCCGCATGGAGGAGCGCCGCGAGGAACTCGAACGCCGGATCTTCGAGGAGGTCCGCGAGCGGGTCGCCGCGGCGGCCGAACTGCTGCAGGACGTGGGTCGCGCGCTCGCGGAGCTGGACGTGCTCGCCGCGCTGGGGCACCACGCCGCGACGAACGACTGGACGCGCCCGGCGTTCACCGACGGCGACGAGCTCCGGATCGAGGCCGGGCGGCATCCGGTGGTCGAGCAGACGACCGACTTCGTCCCGAACGACCTGCACATGGACCGCGAGCGCGGGTTCCTCATCGTCACCGGGCCGAACATGAGCGGGAAGTCGACGTACATGCGCCAGTGCGCGCTGATCGCGCTGCTGGCACAGACCGGGAGCTTCGTCCCCGCCGACTCCGCGACCCTTCCGCTGGTCGACGGCGTCTACACCCGCGTCGGCGCGCTCGACGAACTCGCGCAGGGGCGCTCCACCTTCATGGTCGAGATGCAGGAGCTGTCGAACATCCTCCACTCGGCCACGGAGGACTCGCTGGTCATCCTCGACGAGGTCGGCAGGGGGACCGCGACGTACGACGGCATCTCCATCGCGTGGGCGGCCACCGAGTACCTCCACAACGAGGTGCGCGCGAAGACGCTGTTCGCGACCCACTACCACGAGCTGACCGCGCTCGCCGAACACCTCCCGCGGGTCGCGAACGTCCACGTCGCGGTCGACGGCGAACCGAGTTCGCCGTCTTCAAGCGGGACTTCGTCCCGCACTGCCGAGGAGCGCGACGGCGACGTGACCTTCCTGCGGCGCGTGCGCGAGGGGTCGACCGACCGCAGCTACGGCGTCCACGTGGCCGACTTGGCGGGCGTCCCGGGTCCCGTCGTGGGCCGCGCCGACGAGGTGCTCGACCGCCTGCGCGAGGAGAAGGCGATCGAGGCGAAGGGCGGCGATGGCGGCGGCGACAGCGCCGACGGCGCGGAGACGAAGCAGGCGGTCTTCGATCTCTCGGCGGGCGAGTTCGCGGCGAACGCCGACGGGTCGAACGGGAAGCGACCGGACGCCCCCGCGGGCAACGGACCCGCCGTCGCGACGACGGAGGCGGGTGAGGAAGCTCCGGACGACGCCGCGGAATCCGCGACCGAACCGGCCACCGTCGACGCCGGATCCGCGACCGAACCCACCGAGGCCGGGATCGACCCGGCGATCGAGGACGTGCTCGCGGCGCTGCGCGAGACGAACGTGAACGAGACGCCGCCGGTCGAGCTGATGGCGAAGGTGCAGGAGTGGCAAGCGCGACTGGACGCGGACGAGGAGTGA
- a CDS encoding DsbA family oxidoreductase: MSTGDAAPTDDATDRRPVTVYSDFVCPFCYLGRASLRQYRDDRAERDLPEVDVEWQFFDLRGHKRGPDGEIRDDVDDGKDEDYYDQVRENVERLREEYDADGMLEFDEVHDADSWDAQQAALYVKGSYDRDTFRAFYDAVLEAHWEDGREIDDLNTLVELAESVGVDGEEIRDAVDDGTLAEELEAQFEAARERGVTGVPTFVADGHAARGAVPPAQLRRLLEGN, encoded by the coding sequence ATGAGCACAGGTGACGCTGCCCCGACCGACGACGCGACCGACCGACGACCGGTCACGGTCTACTCCGATTTCGTCTGTCCGTTCTGCTATCTCGGACGGGCGTCGCTGCGGCAGTACCGCGACGACCGCGCGGAGCGCGACCTTCCCGAGGTCGACGTGGAGTGGCAGTTCTTCGACCTCCGCGGACACAAGCGCGGCCCCGACGGCGAGATCCGCGACGACGTCGACGACGGCAAAGACGAGGACTACTACGATCAGGTCCGGGAGAACGTCGAACGCCTGCGCGAGGAGTACGACGCCGACGGGATGCTCGAGTTCGACGAGGTCCACGACGCGGACTCGTGGGACGCACAGCAGGCCGCGCTGTACGTGAAAGGGTCGTACGACCGCGACACGTTCCGGGCGTTCTACGACGCCGTCCTCGAAGCCCACTGGGAGGACGGGCGCGAGATCGACGATCTGAACACCCTCGTCGAGCTGGCCGAGTCGGTCGGCGTCGACGGCGAGGAGATCCGCGACGCCGTCGACGACGGGACGCTGGCCGAGGAGCTGGAGGCGCAGTTCGAGGCGGCCCGCGAGCGCGGCGTCACGGGCGTGCCGACGTTCGTCGCCGACGGCCACGCCGCCCGCGGGGCGGTGCCGCCGGCGCAGCTCCGGCGGCTGCTCGAGGGGAACTGA
- a CDS encoding SDR family NAD(P)-dependent oxidoreductase gives MTDAGDDAASRLAERFSLADSTAVITGASSGIGRAIAEEFATDGADVVVCSREQGNVDPVAEGINEAAESADGHGRCLAVECDVTDRDAVDALVEATVEEFGGIDVLVNNAGASFMAPFEDISANGWETVVDINLHGTVHCTQAAGEHLADGGGAVVNLASVAGQRAAEYMSHYGAAKAGVINLTETLALEWAGRDVRVNCIAPGFVATPGVEQQMGVSADEVDRGDVDRRIGTSEEIADIARFLASDAASYMTGETVAAQGVPQGEELPQQ, from the coding sequence GTGACCGACGCCGGCGACGACGCCGCGTCCCGCCTCGCCGAGCGCTTCTCGCTCGCCGACTCCACCGCGGTGATCACCGGCGCCTCCAGCGGGATCGGCCGGGCGATCGCCGAGGAGTTCGCGACCGACGGCGCCGACGTGGTCGTCTGCTCGCGCGAGCAGGGGAACGTCGACCCCGTCGCCGAGGGGATCAACGAGGCCGCGGAGTCGGCGGACGGGCACGGCCGCTGTCTCGCCGTCGAGTGCGACGTGACCGACCGCGACGCCGTCGACGCGCTCGTCGAGGCCACGGTCGAGGAGTTCGGAGGGATCGACGTGCTCGTGAACAACGCGGGCGCCTCCTTCATGGCGCCGTTCGAGGACATCTCCGCGAACGGCTGGGAGACCGTCGTCGACATCAACCTCCACGGCACCGTCCACTGCACGCAGGCGGCGGGCGAGCACCTCGCCGACGGCGGCGGCGCGGTCGTCAACCTCGCGAGCGTCGCCGGGCAACGGGCCGCCGAGTACATGAGCCACTACGGCGCCGCGAAGGCGGGCGTGATCAACCTCACCGAGACGCTCGCGCTCGAGTGGGCCGGCCGAGACGTGCGGGTCAACTGCATCGCTCCGGGGTTCGTGGCGACGCCGGGCGTCGAGCAACAGATGGGCGTCTCCGCCGACGAGGTCGACCGCGGCGACGTGGACCGCCGGATCGGCACGAGCGAGGAGATCGCGGATATCGCTCGGTTCCTCGCGAGCGACGCGGCGAGCTACATGACCGGCGAGACGGTGGCGGCACAGGGCGTCCCGCAGGGCGAAGAACTGCCACAGCAGTAG
- a CDS encoding Single-stranded DNA binding protein: MDIDTHAEELASALGEDKAEVKRDLENLLEYSVPIDEAKQSVRRKYGGGGGGDASPSAVDIADVRPESGNVTVTARVLTVGRRSIRYQGDDTVIREGELADETGTISYTAWQDFGFEPGDTVTIGNASVREWEGEPELNLGESSSVAMEGETLDVPYEVGGDRDLVDLSAGDRGRTVEAKVLELEQRTIDGRDGETTIHSGVLGDETARLPFTDWQAREEVVEGAELRMEDVYVREFRGVPSVNLTEFTETSPASVEVSDEAPRVSIGEAVTSGGMYDVEVLGNVLEVRDGSGLIERCPECGRLVQNGQCRSHGQVDPEDDLRIKAILDDGTATVTAILDRDLTEEIYGGTLEDALEAARDAMSRDVVADDIAETLVGREFRVRGHLSVDEYGANLDATEFAANDDDPAARAAGLLEEVGA; encoded by the coding sequence ATGGACATCGACACACACGCCGAGGAGCTCGCCTCCGCTCTCGGCGAGGACAAAGCGGAGGTCAAGCGCGACTTGGAGAACCTCTTGGAGTACAGCGTCCCCATCGACGAGGCGAAGCAGTCGGTCCGCCGCAAGTACGGCGGCGGGGGCGGCGGCGACGCCTCGCCGTCGGCGGTCGACATCGCGGACGTGCGCCCCGAATCGGGCAACGTCACCGTCACCGCGCGCGTGCTGACCGTCGGGAGGCGCTCGATCCGGTATCAGGGCGACGACACGGTCATCCGGGAGGGGGAACTCGCGGACGAGACCGGGACGATCAGCTACACCGCCTGGCAGGACTTCGGCTTCGAGCCGGGCGACACCGTCACGATCGGCAACGCGAGCGTCCGCGAGTGGGAGGGCGAGCCCGAACTCAACCTCGGAGAGTCCTCGTCGGTCGCGATGGAAGGGGAAACGCTCGACGTTCCGTACGAGGTGGGCGGCGACCGCGACCTCGTCGACCTCTCGGCCGGCGACCGCGGCCGCACGGTCGAGGCGAAGGTGCTCGAACTCGAACAGCGCACTATCGACGGCCGCGACGGCGAGACGACGATCCACTCCGGGGTGCTCGGCGACGAGACCGCCCGGCTTCCGTTCACCGACTGGCAGGCCCGCGAGGAAGTCGTCGAGGGCGCCGAACTCCGCATGGAGGACGTGTACGTCCGGGAGTTCCGCGGCGTCCCCTCGGTGAACCTCACCGAGTTCACCGAGACCTCGCCCGCGAGCGTCGAGGTGAGCGACGAGGCTCCCCGCGTCAGCATCGGCGAGGCCGTCACCTCCGGCGGGATGTACGACGTGGAGGTGCTCGGCAACGTGCTGGAGGTCCGCGACGGGTCGGGACTTATCGAGCGCTGTCCCGAGTGTGGCCGCCTCGTCCAGAACGGCCAGTGTCGAAGCCACGGACAGGTCGACCCCGAGGACGACCTCCGGATCAAGGCGATCCTCGACGACGGCACCGCGACCGTCACCGCGATCCTCGACCGCGACCTCACCGAGGAGATCTACGGCGGCACCCTCGAGGACGCGCTGGAGGCCGCCCGCGACGCGATGAGCAGGGACGTCGTCGCCGACGACATCGCCGAGACGCTCGTAGGGCGGGAGTTCCGCGTGCGCGGTCACCTCTCGGTCGACGAGTACGGCGCGAACCTCGACGCGACGGAGTTCGCGGCGAACGACGACGACCCCGCCGCGCGCGCGGCCGGCCTCCTCGAGGAGGTGGGCGCGTGA
- a CDS encoding MarR family transcriptional regulator, translating into MSDDGTDGGADLGVLRHKRDATRYRILVEIAERQPAVSQREIADAIGVTAQAVSEHLGDLAEGGFVDREGRGRYRVTKEGVDWLISRTDELSEYLDHVTSDVLGDVEVETALADGPVEEGDRVGLSMRDGVLHAHSVAEGDGDDDAGAAVSGSDGTDRTDGATAVAVTAADTRQDVGVAEFDGVVDYELGAVTAVVVPAVRDGGSRTVDPSRLRGFAADADLVVAAGTEAIAAVRRLDREPDVRFGTVDAVREAAMRGLDVLLVVAAGRLSAHTDGLRETAVGYEVVDTSRES; encoded by the coding sequence GTGAGCGACGACGGTACGGACGGCGGGGCCGACCTCGGCGTCCTCCGACACAAGCGCGACGCGACGCGGTATCGGATCCTCGTCGAGATCGCCGAGCGTCAGCCCGCGGTGAGCCAGCGCGAGATCGCCGACGCCATCGGGGTCACCGCGCAGGCCGTCTCCGAACACCTCGGCGACCTGGCGGAGGGCGGCTTCGTCGACCGCGAGGGGCGCGGCCGCTACCGCGTCACCAAGGAGGGCGTCGACTGGCTCATCTCCCGTACCGACGAACTCAGCGAGTACCTCGATCACGTCACCAGCGACGTGCTCGGCGACGTGGAAGTCGAGACCGCCCTCGCCGACGGCCCCGTGGAGGAGGGCGACCGCGTGGGGCTGTCGATGCGCGACGGCGTCCTCCACGCACACAGCGTCGCGGAGGGAGACGGAGACGACGACGCGGGGGCCGCCGTCTCCGGTTCCGACGGCACCGACCGCACCGACGGCGCCACCGCGGTCGCGGTCACGGCGGCCGACACCAGGCAGGACGTCGGCGTCGCGGAGTTCGACGGCGTCGTCGACTACGAGTTGGGCGCCGTCACGGCCGTCGTCGTCCCGGCGGTCCGCGACGGCGGAAGCCGCACGGTCGACCCGTCCCGCCTGCGCGGGTTCGCGGCCGACGCCGACCTCGTCGTCGCCGCCGGAACGGAGGCGATCGCCGCCGTCAGACGGCTCGACCGGGAGCCGGACGTGCGCTTCGGCACGGTCGACGCCGTCCGCGAGGCCGCCATGCGCGGGCTCGACGTGCTGCTCGTCGTCGCCGCCGGTCGACTCTCCGCGCACACCGACGGCCTCCGCGAGACCGCCGTCGGCTACGAGGTCGTCGACACGTCCCGCGAGTCGTGA